The proteins below come from a single Cannabis sativa cultivar Pink pepper isolate KNU-18-1 chromosome 3, ASM2916894v1, whole genome shotgun sequence genomic window:
- the LOC115710073 gene encoding uncharacterized protein LOC115710073 isoform X8, with product MEWDLWNWSHDQVQLLHLGFVDVIEERALDEKSCIQVLRILIRKADAELDELENDLVSLQTELAFAEHEEWPERCCNALNDKIGCLDIAIKSLKSKSENDIEVQLSLHREPAEKIQDLMRKYLPENDKQQPQQVIVSDVKLDGSTSEILVKEEFGEIATPAEKCKETNPSTNFQESKTNSPNKLELANGDSTFHGPECLRLAAGSCVEEKQLVISDSDGTTRCSEATEQELNCENKNITLKHEEKTSCNIEIPKVDENMEAMEQLATATKDLSCEGNQAYKQTNLSNAIVEYTSLDAIIRSAAVSMRCIPAEFVPTPPRTSKSDDCDTGEKVAELSTKFARNERITIPAEFVLSPPRTLKSDDCDMEEKVAELSPKLARNERINIPPSKYVSSDLLSRIVVNGRDSLLPVTNTEKLAVALNSSTVKNPIMTKLNNVGETEIEKSQKAIVVFDNSVSDLSGKHQSQSAMRKLQSNSQIIRETMSAFPSATESSSLKAFPLKRRKCEPDDDNVRLVQLMGGKRVKKMGQRENYAKDHNASVAIILPISQSQESKKTSNLPRSSVSNKPASDSGSVDNDPNAMALSLLAELSSGRRVLDGMKIQELKTIAKFLDLTKLSKLKKSELVERISAKRKERQF from the exons ATGGAGTGGGATTTATGGAATTGGTCACATGATCAAG TTCAGCTGTTACACTTGGGATTTGTAGATGTAATTGAAGAACGTGCTTTGGATGAGAAATCTTGCATTCAAGTGTTACGGATACTGATAAGAAAGGCAGATGCTGAGCTTGATGAACTTGAGAATGATTTGGTGTCTCTTCAAACTGAATTAGCTTTTGCGGAACACGAAGAATGGCCTGAAAGATGTTGCAATGCTTTGAACGATAAGATAGGTTGTCTTGATATAGCAATAAAGAGTTTGAAGAGCAAGTCTGAGAATGATATTGAGGTTCAATTGTCACTGCATAGAGAACCTGCAGAGAAGATACAAGATCTTATGAGAAAGTACTTGCCAGAGAATGATAAACAG CAGCCTCAGCAAGTCATTGTCTCGGACGTAAAATTGGATGGATCAACATCAGAGATCCTTGTAAAGGAGGAATTTGGAGAAATTGCTACTCCAGCAGAAAAATGCAAAGAGACAAATCCTTCTACAAACTTTCAAGAGAGCAAAACAAATTCTCCTAATAAACTAGAG CTTGCAAATGGCGATTCCACATTTCATGGCCCAGAGTGTTTGAGACTTGCAGCTGGCTCCTGTGTTGAGGAAAAACAATTGGTCATAAGTGATTCAGATGGAACCACCAGGTGTTCGGAGGCCACTGAACAAGAGCTTAACTGCGAGAATAAGAATATTACACTAAAGCATGAAGAGAAGACGAGCTGTAACATAGAAATACCTAAG GTTGATGAAAATATGGAAGCAATGGAGCAACTTGCTACTGCTACAAAAGATTTATCGTGTGAAGGAAATCAAGCCTATAAACAGACTAAT CTTTCAAATGCTATCGTAGAGTATACAAGCCTAGATGCTATAATAAGATCAGCTGCTGTCAGCATGAGATGTATTCCTGCTGAATTCGTACCAACCCCTCCAAGAACATCAAAAAGTGACGACTGTGATACGGGGGAAAAGGTTGCCGAGCTTTCCACAAAATTTGCTCGAAATGAAAGGATAACTATTCCTGCTGAATTCGTATTAAGCCCTCCAAGAACATTAAAAAGTGACGACTGTGATATGGAGGAAAAGGTTGCTGAGCTTTCCCCGAAACTTGCTCGAAATGAAAGGATAAATATTCCACCCAGCAAGTATGTTTCTTCGGATTTGCTGTCAAGGATTGTAGTGAACGGAAGAGACAGTCTACTACCTGTGACTAACACTGAAAAGTTGGCTGTGGCTTTAAATAGCTCTACAGTGAAAAATCCAATCATGACCAAGCTGAACAATGTAGGAGAAACAGAAATCGAAAAATCTCAGAAGGCTATTGTTGTATTTGACAACTCTGTTTCAGACTTGAGTGGAAAACACCAAAGTCAATCGGCAATGAGGAAACTTCAATCAAATTCGCAAATCATCAGAGAAACTATGTCTGCATTCCCTTCCGCAACAGAAAGCAGCAGTTTGAAAGCATTTCCACTTAAAAGACGAAAATGTGAGCCTGATGACGACAATGTTAGATTAGTGCAGCTAATGGGTGGTAAGCGGGTAAAGAAGATGGGTCAGCGCGAAAATTACGCCAAAGACCATAACGCCTCTGTAGCTATCATATTACCAATTTCACAGTCACAAGAGAGTAAAAAGACTTCAAATTTGCCACGTAGTTCAGTTTCAAACAAGCCTGCAAGTGACAGCGGTTCTGTTGACAACGATCCCAATGCCATGGCTTTGAGCCTTTTGGCTGAGTTGTCTTCTGGTAGACGTGTACTGGACGGTATGAAAATACAGGAACTGAAGACCATCGCCAAATTTTTAGATCTCACTAAACTTAGTAAGCTTAAGAAATCAGAGCTGGTTGAAAGAATATCTGCCAAACGAAAAGAGCGTCAATTTTGA
- the LOC115710073 gene encoding uncharacterized protein LOC115710073 isoform X5: MEWDLWNWSHDQVEHNASRQSEWQCDFYFGYGTDVIEERALDEKSCIQVLRILIRKADAELDELENDLVSLQTELAFAEHEEWPERCCNALNDKIGCLDIAIKSLKSKSENDIEVQLSLHREPAEKIQDLMRKYLPENDKQQPQQVIVSDVKLDGSTSEILVKEEFGEIATPAEKCKETNPSTNFQESKTNSPNKLELANGDSTFHGPECLRLAAGSCVEEKQLVISDSDGTTRCSEATEQELNCENKNITLKHEEKTSCNIEIPKVDENMEAMEQLATATKDLSCEGNQAYKQTNLSNAIVEYTSLDAIIRSAAVSMRCIPAEFVPTPPRTSKSDDCDTGEKVAELSTKFARNERITIPAEFVLSPPRTLKSDDCDMEEKVAELSPKLARNERINIPPSKYVSSDLLSRIVVNGRDSLLPVTNTEKLAVALNSSTVKNPIMTKLNNVGETEIEKSQKAIVVFDNSVSDLSGKHQSQSAMRKLQSNSQIIRETMSAFPSATESSSLKAFPLKRRKCEPDDDNVRLVQLMGGKRVKKMGQRENYAKDHNASVAIILPISQSQESKKTSNLPRSSVSNKPASDSGSVDNDPNAMALSLLAELSSGRRVLDGMKIQELKTIAKFLDLTKLSKLKKSELVERISAKRKERQF, from the exons ATGGAGTGGGATTTATGGAATTGGTCACATGATCAAG TTGAGCACAATGCCAGCAGGCAATCTGAATGGCAGTGTGACTTCTATTTTGGTTATGGGACTG ATGTAATTGAAGAACGTGCTTTGGATGAGAAATCTTGCATTCAAGTGTTACGGATACTGATAAGAAAGGCAGATGCTGAGCTTGATGAACTTGAGAATGATTTGGTGTCTCTTCAAACTGAATTAGCTTTTGCGGAACACGAAGAATGGCCTGAAAGATGTTGCAATGCTTTGAACGATAAGATAGGTTGTCTTGATATAGCAATAAAGAGTTTGAAGAGCAAGTCTGAGAATGATATTGAGGTTCAATTGTCACTGCATAGAGAACCTGCAGAGAAGATACAAGATCTTATGAGAAAGTACTTGCCAGAGAATGATAAACAG CAGCCTCAGCAAGTCATTGTCTCGGACGTAAAATTGGATGGATCAACATCAGAGATCCTTGTAAAGGAGGAATTTGGAGAAATTGCTACTCCAGCAGAAAAATGCAAAGAGACAAATCCTTCTACAAACTTTCAAGAGAGCAAAACAAATTCTCCTAATAAACTAGAG CTTGCAAATGGCGATTCCACATTTCATGGCCCAGAGTGTTTGAGACTTGCAGCTGGCTCCTGTGTTGAGGAAAAACAATTGGTCATAAGTGATTCAGATGGAACCACCAGGTGTTCGGAGGCCACTGAACAAGAGCTTAACTGCGAGAATAAGAATATTACACTAAAGCATGAAGAGAAGACGAGCTGTAACATAGAAATACCTAAG GTTGATGAAAATATGGAAGCAATGGAGCAACTTGCTACTGCTACAAAAGATTTATCGTGTGAAGGAAATCAAGCCTATAAACAGACTAAT CTTTCAAATGCTATCGTAGAGTATACAAGCCTAGATGCTATAATAAGATCAGCTGCTGTCAGCATGAGATGTATTCCTGCTGAATTCGTACCAACCCCTCCAAGAACATCAAAAAGTGACGACTGTGATACGGGGGAAAAGGTTGCCGAGCTTTCCACAAAATTTGCTCGAAATGAAAGGATAACTATTCCTGCTGAATTCGTATTAAGCCCTCCAAGAACATTAAAAAGTGACGACTGTGATATGGAGGAAAAGGTTGCTGAGCTTTCCCCGAAACTTGCTCGAAATGAAAGGATAAATATTCCACCCAGCAAGTATGTTTCTTCGGATTTGCTGTCAAGGATTGTAGTGAACGGAAGAGACAGTCTACTACCTGTGACTAACACTGAAAAGTTGGCTGTGGCTTTAAATAGCTCTACAGTGAAAAATCCAATCATGACCAAGCTGAACAATGTAGGAGAAACAGAAATCGAAAAATCTCAGAAGGCTATTGTTGTATTTGACAACTCTGTTTCAGACTTGAGTGGAAAACACCAAAGTCAATCGGCAATGAGGAAACTTCAATCAAATTCGCAAATCATCAGAGAAACTATGTCTGCATTCCCTTCCGCAACAGAAAGCAGCAGTTTGAAAGCATTTCCACTTAAAAGACGAAAATGTGAGCCTGATGACGACAATGTTAGATTAGTGCAGCTAATGGGTGGTAAGCGGGTAAAGAAGATGGGTCAGCGCGAAAATTACGCCAAAGACCATAACGCCTCTGTAGCTATCATATTACCAATTTCACAGTCACAAGAGAGTAAAAAGACTTCAAATTTGCCACGTAGTTCAGTTTCAAACAAGCCTGCAAGTGACAGCGGTTCTGTTGACAACGATCCCAATGCCATGGCTTTGAGCCTTTTGGCTGAGTTGTCTTCTGGTAGACGTGTACTGGACGGTATGAAAATACAGGAACTGAAGACCATCGCCAAATTTTTAGATCTCACTAAACTTAGTAAGCTTAAGAAATCAGAGCTGGTTGAAAGAATATCTGCCAAACGAAAAGAGCGTCAATTTTGA
- the LOC115710073 gene encoding uncharacterized protein LOC115710073 isoform X1: MEWDLWNWSHDQVTVEHNASRQSEWQCDFYFGYGTDVIEERALDEKSCIQVLRILIRKADAELDELENDLVSLQTELAFAEHEEWPERCCNALNDKIGCLDIAIKSLKSKSENDIEVQLSLHREPAEKIQDLMRKYLPENDKQKQPQQVIVSDVKLDGSTSEILVKEEFGEIATPAEKCKETNPSTNFQESKTNSPNKLELANGDSTFHGPECLRLAAGSCVEEKQLVISDSDGTTRCSEATEQELNCENKNITLKHEEKTSCNIEIPKVDENMEAMEQLATATKDLSCEGNQAYKQTNLSNAIVEYTSLDAIIRSAAVSMRCIPAEFVPTPPRTSKSDDCDTGEKVAELSTKFARNERITIPAEFVLSPPRTLKSDDCDMEEKVAELSPKLARNERINIPPSKYVSSDLLSRIVVNGRDSLLPVTNTEKLAVALNSSTVKNPIMTKLNNVGETEIEKSQKAIVVFDNSVSDLSGKHQSQSAMRKLQSNSQIIRETMSAFPSATESSSLKAFPLKRRKCEPDDDNVRLVQLMGGKRVKKMGQRENYAKDHNASVAIILPISQSQESKKTSNLPRSSVSNKPASDSGSVDNDPNAMALSLLAELSSGRRVLDGMKIQELKTIAKFLDLTKLSKLKKSELVERISAKRKERQF; this comes from the exons ATGGAGTGGGATTTATGGAATTGGTCACATGATCAAG TAACAGTTGAGCACAATGCCAGCAGGCAATCTGAATGGCAGTGTGACTTCTATTTTGGTTATGGGACTG ATGTAATTGAAGAACGTGCTTTGGATGAGAAATCTTGCATTCAAGTGTTACGGATACTGATAAGAAAGGCAGATGCTGAGCTTGATGAACTTGAGAATGATTTGGTGTCTCTTCAAACTGAATTAGCTTTTGCGGAACACGAAGAATGGCCTGAAAGATGTTGCAATGCTTTGAACGATAAGATAGGTTGTCTTGATATAGCAATAAAGAGTTTGAAGAGCAAGTCTGAGAATGATATTGAGGTTCAATTGTCACTGCATAGAGAACCTGCAGAGAAGATACAAGATCTTATGAGAAAGTACTTGCCAGAGAATGATAAACAG AAGCAGCCTCAGCAAGTCATTGTCTCGGACGTAAAATTGGATGGATCAACATCAGAGATCCTTGTAAAGGAGGAATTTGGAGAAATTGCTACTCCAGCAGAAAAATGCAAAGAGACAAATCCTTCTACAAACTTTCAAGAGAGCAAAACAAATTCTCCTAATAAACTAGAG CTTGCAAATGGCGATTCCACATTTCATGGCCCAGAGTGTTTGAGACTTGCAGCTGGCTCCTGTGTTGAGGAAAAACAATTGGTCATAAGTGATTCAGATGGAACCACCAGGTGTTCGGAGGCCACTGAACAAGAGCTTAACTGCGAGAATAAGAATATTACACTAAAGCATGAAGAGAAGACGAGCTGTAACATAGAAATACCTAAG GTTGATGAAAATATGGAAGCAATGGAGCAACTTGCTACTGCTACAAAAGATTTATCGTGTGAAGGAAATCAAGCCTATAAACAGACTAAT CTTTCAAATGCTATCGTAGAGTATACAAGCCTAGATGCTATAATAAGATCAGCTGCTGTCAGCATGAGATGTATTCCTGCTGAATTCGTACCAACCCCTCCAAGAACATCAAAAAGTGACGACTGTGATACGGGGGAAAAGGTTGCCGAGCTTTCCACAAAATTTGCTCGAAATGAAAGGATAACTATTCCTGCTGAATTCGTATTAAGCCCTCCAAGAACATTAAAAAGTGACGACTGTGATATGGAGGAAAAGGTTGCTGAGCTTTCCCCGAAACTTGCTCGAAATGAAAGGATAAATATTCCACCCAGCAAGTATGTTTCTTCGGATTTGCTGTCAAGGATTGTAGTGAACGGAAGAGACAGTCTACTACCTGTGACTAACACTGAAAAGTTGGCTGTGGCTTTAAATAGCTCTACAGTGAAAAATCCAATCATGACCAAGCTGAACAATGTAGGAGAAACAGAAATCGAAAAATCTCAGAAGGCTATTGTTGTATTTGACAACTCTGTTTCAGACTTGAGTGGAAAACACCAAAGTCAATCGGCAATGAGGAAACTTCAATCAAATTCGCAAATCATCAGAGAAACTATGTCTGCATTCCCTTCCGCAACAGAAAGCAGCAGTTTGAAAGCATTTCCACTTAAAAGACGAAAATGTGAGCCTGATGACGACAATGTTAGATTAGTGCAGCTAATGGGTGGTAAGCGGGTAAAGAAGATGGGTCAGCGCGAAAATTACGCCAAAGACCATAACGCCTCTGTAGCTATCATATTACCAATTTCACAGTCACAAGAGAGTAAAAAGACTTCAAATTTGCCACGTAGTTCAGTTTCAAACAAGCCTGCAAGTGACAGCGGTTCTGTTGACAACGATCCCAATGCCATGGCTTTGAGCCTTTTGGCTGAGTTGTCTTCTGGTAGACGTGTACTGGACGGTATGAAAATACAGGAACTGAAGACCATCGCCAAATTTTTAGATCTCACTAAACTTAGTAAGCTTAAGAAATCAGAGCTGGTTGAAAGAATATCTGCCAAACGAAAAGAGCGTCAATTTTGA
- the LOC115710073 gene encoding uncharacterized protein LOC115710073 isoform X6: MEWDLWNWSHDQVEHNASRQSEWQCDFYFGYGTDVIEERALDEKSCIQVLRILIRKADAELDELENDLVSLQTELAFAEHEEWPERCCNALNDKIGCLDIAIKSLKSKSENDIEVQLSLHREPAEKIQDLMRKYLPENDKQPQQVIVSDVKLDGSTSEILVKEEFGEIATPAEKCKETNPSTNFQESKTNSPNKLELANGDSTFHGPECLRLAAGSCVEEKQLVISDSDGTTRCSEATEQELNCENKNITLKHEEKTSCNIEIPKVDENMEAMEQLATATKDLSCEGNQAYKQTNLSNAIVEYTSLDAIIRSAAVSMRCIPAEFVPTPPRTSKSDDCDTGEKVAELSTKFARNERITIPAEFVLSPPRTLKSDDCDMEEKVAELSPKLARNERINIPPSKYVSSDLLSRIVVNGRDSLLPVTNTEKLAVALNSSTVKNPIMTKLNNVGETEIEKSQKAIVVFDNSVSDLSGKHQSQSAMRKLQSNSQIIRETMSAFPSATESSSLKAFPLKRRKCEPDDDNVRLVQLMGGKRVKKMGQRENYAKDHNASVAIILPISQSQESKKTSNLPRSSVSNKPASDSGSVDNDPNAMALSLLAELSSGRRVLDGMKIQELKTIAKFLDLTKLSKLKKSELVERISAKRKERQF; this comes from the exons ATGGAGTGGGATTTATGGAATTGGTCACATGATCAAG TTGAGCACAATGCCAGCAGGCAATCTGAATGGCAGTGTGACTTCTATTTTGGTTATGGGACTG ATGTAATTGAAGAACGTGCTTTGGATGAGAAATCTTGCATTCAAGTGTTACGGATACTGATAAGAAAGGCAGATGCTGAGCTTGATGAACTTGAGAATGATTTGGTGTCTCTTCAAACTGAATTAGCTTTTGCGGAACACGAAGAATGGCCTGAAAGATGTTGCAATGCTTTGAACGATAAGATAGGTTGTCTTGATATAGCAATAAAGAGTTTGAAGAGCAAGTCTGAGAATGATATTGAGGTTCAATTGTCACTGCATAGAGAACCTGCAGAGAAGATACAAGATCTTATGAGAAAGTACTTGCCAGAGAATGATAAACAG CCTCAGCAAGTCATTGTCTCGGACGTAAAATTGGATGGATCAACATCAGAGATCCTTGTAAAGGAGGAATTTGGAGAAATTGCTACTCCAGCAGAAAAATGCAAAGAGACAAATCCTTCTACAAACTTTCAAGAGAGCAAAACAAATTCTCCTAATAAACTAGAG CTTGCAAATGGCGATTCCACATTTCATGGCCCAGAGTGTTTGAGACTTGCAGCTGGCTCCTGTGTTGAGGAAAAACAATTGGTCATAAGTGATTCAGATGGAACCACCAGGTGTTCGGAGGCCACTGAACAAGAGCTTAACTGCGAGAATAAGAATATTACACTAAAGCATGAAGAGAAGACGAGCTGTAACATAGAAATACCTAAG GTTGATGAAAATATGGAAGCAATGGAGCAACTTGCTACTGCTACAAAAGATTTATCGTGTGAAGGAAATCAAGCCTATAAACAGACTAAT CTTTCAAATGCTATCGTAGAGTATACAAGCCTAGATGCTATAATAAGATCAGCTGCTGTCAGCATGAGATGTATTCCTGCTGAATTCGTACCAACCCCTCCAAGAACATCAAAAAGTGACGACTGTGATACGGGGGAAAAGGTTGCCGAGCTTTCCACAAAATTTGCTCGAAATGAAAGGATAACTATTCCTGCTGAATTCGTATTAAGCCCTCCAAGAACATTAAAAAGTGACGACTGTGATATGGAGGAAAAGGTTGCTGAGCTTTCCCCGAAACTTGCTCGAAATGAAAGGATAAATATTCCACCCAGCAAGTATGTTTCTTCGGATTTGCTGTCAAGGATTGTAGTGAACGGAAGAGACAGTCTACTACCTGTGACTAACACTGAAAAGTTGGCTGTGGCTTTAAATAGCTCTACAGTGAAAAATCCAATCATGACCAAGCTGAACAATGTAGGAGAAACAGAAATCGAAAAATCTCAGAAGGCTATTGTTGTATTTGACAACTCTGTTTCAGACTTGAGTGGAAAACACCAAAGTCAATCGGCAATGAGGAAACTTCAATCAAATTCGCAAATCATCAGAGAAACTATGTCTGCATTCCCTTCCGCAACAGAAAGCAGCAGTTTGAAAGCATTTCCACTTAAAAGACGAAAATGTGAGCCTGATGACGACAATGTTAGATTAGTGCAGCTAATGGGTGGTAAGCGGGTAAAGAAGATGGGTCAGCGCGAAAATTACGCCAAAGACCATAACGCCTCTGTAGCTATCATATTACCAATTTCACAGTCACAAGAGAGTAAAAAGACTTCAAATTTGCCACGTAGTTCAGTTTCAAACAAGCCTGCAAGTGACAGCGGTTCTGTTGACAACGATCCCAATGCCATGGCTTTGAGCCTTTTGGCTGAGTTGTCTTCTGGTAGACGTGTACTGGACGGTATGAAAATACAGGAACTGAAGACCATCGCCAAATTTTTAGATCTCACTAAACTTAGTAAGCTTAAGAAATCAGAGCTGGTTGAAAGAATATCTGCCAAACGAAAAGAGCGTCAATTTTGA
- the LOC115710073 gene encoding uncharacterized protein LOC115710073 isoform X2 gives MEWDLWNWSHDQVTVEHNASRQSEWQCDFYFGYGTDVIEERALDEKSCIQVLRILIRKADAELDELENDLVSLQTELAFAEHEEWPERCCNALNDKIGCLDIAIKSLKSKSENDIEVQLSLHREPAEKIQDLMRKYLPENDKQQPQQVIVSDVKLDGSTSEILVKEEFGEIATPAEKCKETNPSTNFQESKTNSPNKLELANGDSTFHGPECLRLAAGSCVEEKQLVISDSDGTTRCSEATEQELNCENKNITLKHEEKTSCNIEIPKVDENMEAMEQLATATKDLSCEGNQAYKQTNLSNAIVEYTSLDAIIRSAAVSMRCIPAEFVPTPPRTSKSDDCDTGEKVAELSTKFARNERITIPAEFVLSPPRTLKSDDCDMEEKVAELSPKLARNERINIPPSKYVSSDLLSRIVVNGRDSLLPVTNTEKLAVALNSSTVKNPIMTKLNNVGETEIEKSQKAIVVFDNSVSDLSGKHQSQSAMRKLQSNSQIIRETMSAFPSATESSSLKAFPLKRRKCEPDDDNVRLVQLMGGKRVKKMGQRENYAKDHNASVAIILPISQSQESKKTSNLPRSSVSNKPASDSGSVDNDPNAMALSLLAELSSGRRVLDGMKIQELKTIAKFLDLTKLSKLKKSELVERISAKRKERQF, from the exons ATGGAGTGGGATTTATGGAATTGGTCACATGATCAAG TAACAGTTGAGCACAATGCCAGCAGGCAATCTGAATGGCAGTGTGACTTCTATTTTGGTTATGGGACTG ATGTAATTGAAGAACGTGCTTTGGATGAGAAATCTTGCATTCAAGTGTTACGGATACTGATAAGAAAGGCAGATGCTGAGCTTGATGAACTTGAGAATGATTTGGTGTCTCTTCAAACTGAATTAGCTTTTGCGGAACACGAAGAATGGCCTGAAAGATGTTGCAATGCTTTGAACGATAAGATAGGTTGTCTTGATATAGCAATAAAGAGTTTGAAGAGCAAGTCTGAGAATGATATTGAGGTTCAATTGTCACTGCATAGAGAACCTGCAGAGAAGATACAAGATCTTATGAGAAAGTACTTGCCAGAGAATGATAAACAG CAGCCTCAGCAAGTCATTGTCTCGGACGTAAAATTGGATGGATCAACATCAGAGATCCTTGTAAAGGAGGAATTTGGAGAAATTGCTACTCCAGCAGAAAAATGCAAAGAGACAAATCCTTCTACAAACTTTCAAGAGAGCAAAACAAATTCTCCTAATAAACTAGAG CTTGCAAATGGCGATTCCACATTTCATGGCCCAGAGTGTTTGAGACTTGCAGCTGGCTCCTGTGTTGAGGAAAAACAATTGGTCATAAGTGATTCAGATGGAACCACCAGGTGTTCGGAGGCCACTGAACAAGAGCTTAACTGCGAGAATAAGAATATTACACTAAAGCATGAAGAGAAGACGAGCTGTAACATAGAAATACCTAAG GTTGATGAAAATATGGAAGCAATGGAGCAACTTGCTACTGCTACAAAAGATTTATCGTGTGAAGGAAATCAAGCCTATAAACAGACTAAT CTTTCAAATGCTATCGTAGAGTATACAAGCCTAGATGCTATAATAAGATCAGCTGCTGTCAGCATGAGATGTATTCCTGCTGAATTCGTACCAACCCCTCCAAGAACATCAAAAAGTGACGACTGTGATACGGGGGAAAAGGTTGCCGAGCTTTCCACAAAATTTGCTCGAAATGAAAGGATAACTATTCCTGCTGAATTCGTATTAAGCCCTCCAAGAACATTAAAAAGTGACGACTGTGATATGGAGGAAAAGGTTGCTGAGCTTTCCCCGAAACTTGCTCGAAATGAAAGGATAAATATTCCACCCAGCAAGTATGTTTCTTCGGATTTGCTGTCAAGGATTGTAGTGAACGGAAGAGACAGTCTACTACCTGTGACTAACACTGAAAAGTTGGCTGTGGCTTTAAATAGCTCTACAGTGAAAAATCCAATCATGACCAAGCTGAACAATGTAGGAGAAACAGAAATCGAAAAATCTCAGAAGGCTATTGTTGTATTTGACAACTCTGTTTCAGACTTGAGTGGAAAACACCAAAGTCAATCGGCAATGAGGAAACTTCAATCAAATTCGCAAATCATCAGAGAAACTATGTCTGCATTCCCTTCCGCAACAGAAAGCAGCAGTTTGAAAGCATTTCCACTTAAAAGACGAAAATGTGAGCCTGATGACGACAATGTTAGATTAGTGCAGCTAATGGGTGGTAAGCGGGTAAAGAAGATGGGTCAGCGCGAAAATTACGCCAAAGACCATAACGCCTCTGTAGCTATCATATTACCAATTTCACAGTCACAAGAGAGTAAAAAGACTTCAAATTTGCCACGTAGTTCAGTTTCAAACAAGCCTGCAAGTGACAGCGGTTCTGTTGACAACGATCCCAATGCCATGGCTTTGAGCCTTTTGGCTGAGTTGTCTTCTGGTAGACGTGTACTGGACGGTATGAAAATACAGGAACTGAAGACCATCGCCAAATTTTTAGATCTCACTAAACTTAGTAAGCTTAAGAAATCAGAGCTGGTTGAAAGAATATCTGCCAAACGAAAAGAGCGTCAATTTTGA